In Deltaproteobacteria bacterium, the genomic stretch GGAACCACGCCGGCGAGGTGTCGTACGTGAAGGACATCTCGGAGGACGTGTTCCGCGACTACCTGCTGGAGGGGGAGAGCTCGATCCTCATGGTCAACCCCCTCTTCCACATCATGGCGAAGGGGTTCGCGCTCGCCGCGGCGTTCAACAAGGGGAACACGCTCGTCCTCATGCCGATCCCGGAGCCGGACGCGATCCTCGACGCGATCGGGAGGCACCGGGTCTCGTGGATGCTGGGCGTGCCGGCCCTCTACCGCATCCTGCTGGAGAACGACCGGATCTGCGAATACGACCTGTCCACCCTGCGGTACTGCTGGTGCGGCGGCGACGTTCTCCCGGCGGAGGTCCTGAAGAGCTGGGAGGCGCTGTGCGGCGTCCCCATCCACCAGGTGTACGGCTCGACCGAGGTGGGGCACGTGTCGTACAGCCCGCTCGGGAAGCGACCTTCCCCCAAGACCGTGGGGAAGCCGCTGCGGTCCCGCAAATGCGTCATCGTCGACCCGGAATCGGGGGAGCCGCTGCCGCGCGGCGAGGTCGGGGAGCTGGCGGTCACGTCCCGGTACACGCTGAAGAGCTACTGGAAGAAGCCCGAGGAGACGGAGCGCTCCTACTTCGCGATCGGCGACGAGATCTACTACCGGACGGGCGACTACATGCGGTTCGACGAGAGCGGCGAGATCGAGTTCGTGGAGCGCACCGCGGACGTCATCAAGTACAAGGGGTACCGGGTCTCCGCCTCGGAGATCGAGGCGGTGCTGCAGGACCACCCCAACGTCATCGGGGCGTGCGTCGTCGGGGTGCCGGACCCGGTCAGCGGGGAGCGGATCAAGGCGATCGTGGTGCTGAAGCAGGACGCCCGCGGCGTGGGGAGCGCGGACCTGGTGCGCTGGTGCCGGGACAGCCTTGCGCCGTACAAGGTGCCAAGCTACATTGAGTTCAGGGACATGCTCCCCAAGTCCAAGGTCGGGAAGCTCCTGCGGCGGGAGATCAGGGACGAGGAGAGAAGGAAAACCCGGTAGGGGGGAAGGAGAATCGCCATGGCCGATCCGGAAATTCGCCCGCTCCTCCCCGGCGACCTGGACCGGGTGTCCGACATCGAGAGCCGGATCGCCGGCCACCCGCGGAACGGGTTCCTCTCGAAGCGGTTCGCCGCGGCGGCCGCGGCGCCCGGCGGGTTCCTCTCCTGCGCCGCGACGGTCGGCGGCGGGCTCGTCGGGTACGCGTTCGCCCGCCTCCAGGAGGGGGAGTTCGGCGCGACGGGTCCGATGGCGGTGCTCGACGTGGTCGGCGTCGACCCCGACGCCCAGGGGAAGGGGATCGGCCGGGAGGTCGTCGGCGGGATCGAGCGGGGGATGAAGGAGCGCGGTATCGTGACCCTCCGGACCCAGGTCGCGTGGGGGAGCCACGGGATGATCCGGTTCTTCTCCTCCGCCGGCTTCCTGCTCGCCCCGTGCCGCATCGTCGAACGGGACACCTCCCCGATGGGCGAGGAGCTCCCGGCGGTCACCCGCGTGCGGATGGACGGGAAGTGGCGCGTCCACAGCGGCGCCGGCGGAAACGACTACGAGACGCTCGCGCGGGACCGGGTGCCGGTCCGCTCCCTCGGGGAGGGGGACCTGTCCGCCGTCGTCCGGATCGACCGCAAGTTCACGGGCCGCGACCGTTCCGCGTACTACGCCGCCAAATTCCGCGAGATGCTGACCGAATCCGGGATCCGCGTCTCCCTCGTGGCCGAAGGGGACGGCTCCGTCATCGGCTTCGTCATGGCGAGGGTCGATTACGGGGAGTTCGGGATGGTCGACCGGGCGGCGGTCATCGACACGATCGGGGTCCACCCCGCGTACGGGAGATCCGGCGTCGGGAACGCCCTCCTCTCCCAGCTGCTGCTTAACCTGTCCACCCTCCAGGTCGAAACCGTTCTGGTGCAGCTCTCCCC encodes the following:
- a CDS encoding long-chain fatty acid--CoA ligase; translated protein: NHAGEVSYVKDISEDVFRDYLLEGESSILMVNPLFHIMAKGFALAAAFNKGNTLVLMPIPEPDAILDAIGRHRVSWMLGVPALYRILLENDRICEYDLSTLRYCWCGGDVLPAEVLKSWEALCGVPIHQVYGSTEVGHVSYSPLGKRPSPKTVGKPLRSRKCVIVDPESGEPLPRGEVGELAVTSRYTLKSYWKKPEETERSYFAIGDEIYYRTGDYMRFDESGEIEFVERTADVIKYKGYRVSASEIEAVLQDHPNVIGACVVGVPDPVSGERIKAIVVLKQDARGVGSADLVRWCRDSLAPYKVPSYIEFRDMLPKSKVGKLLRREIRDEERRKTR
- a CDS encoding GNAT family N-acetyltransferase, with product MADPEIRPLLPGDLDRVSDIESRIAGHPRNGFLSKRFAAAAAAPGGFLSCAATVGGGLVGYAFARLQEGEFGATGPMAVLDVVGVDPDAQGKGIGREVVGGIERGMKERGIVTLRTQVAWGSHGMIRFFSSAGFLLAPCRIVERDTSPMGEELPAVTRVRMDGKWRVHSGAGGNDYETLARDRVPVRSLGEGDLSAVVRIDRKFTGRDRSAYYAAKFREMLTESGIRVSLVAEGDGSVIGFVMARVDYGEFGMVDRAAVIDTIGVHPAYGRSGVGNALLSQLLLNLSTLQVETVLVQLSPEDFDLHRYLHARGFGPSQRLVLTKTVR